A genomic window from Arthrobacter sp. FW305-BF8 includes:
- a CDS encoding MFS transporter: MTTTPSPQVPRQVPQQAPRKTPRKAALASFLGSTLEYYDFFIYGTAAALVFPHLFFPSADPAIGLIGAFATFGVAYVARPVGGLVMGHFGDKLGRKKILLLTLGIMGLASLGIGFLPTYEQLGVWAPILLVAGRLAQGFSAGAESAGASTLTLEHSPEGRRGFFTSFVMTGYASGMVLATLVFIPVTSLPREAMMSWGWRVPFWLSIVVLAIAYWVRTHLDETPVFEEAQERRQVAPMPIKEVLRFQAADVLRVAGMSIMSVMQTIFTVFGLAYATSGAGFDRASILTVNAVAIGLSMFAMPLAARLSDRIGRRPLLLTAAIGCSTTIFLYFLALSSGNIVLVFLAAFLNMTVLYSGFNGVWPAFFAEQFAAPVRYSGMALGNQFGLVLAGFGPMIAGLLLAPGAWGWVPVAVFGTVCMLIAAGSAFWSRETAATPIAELGGPYLEGTARRRQAEAARQIPPRQPSVDVR, from the coding sequence GTGACCACTACCCCATCACCGCAGGTTCCGCGCCAGGTTCCCCAGCAGGCCCCGCGGAAAACGCCGCGCAAGGCTGCCCTTGCGTCGTTCCTCGGCAGCACGCTGGAGTACTACGACTTCTTCATCTACGGCACCGCCGCCGCACTCGTGTTCCCCCACCTGTTCTTCCCCTCCGCGGACCCGGCCATCGGGCTGATCGGCGCCTTCGCCACCTTCGGTGTCGCGTACGTGGCGAGGCCCGTTGGCGGCCTGGTGATGGGCCACTTTGGCGACAAGCTCGGCCGCAAGAAGATCCTGCTGCTGACGCTCGGCATCATGGGCCTGGCGTCGCTCGGCATCGGCTTCCTGCCCACCTATGAACAGTTGGGCGTCTGGGCCCCCATCCTGCTGGTGGCGGGCCGGCTGGCACAGGGCTTCTCCGCCGGCGCGGAATCGGCGGGCGCCTCCACCCTGACGCTGGAACACTCGCCCGAAGGCAGGCGCGGGTTCTTCACCAGCTTCGTGATGACGGGGTACGCCTCCGGCATGGTGCTGGCCACCCTGGTCTTCATCCCGGTTACGTCACTGCCCCGGGAAGCCATGATGAGCTGGGGCTGGCGCGTCCCGTTCTGGCTCTCCATCGTGGTCCTCGCCATCGCCTACTGGGTCCGCACGCACCTGGATGAAACACCGGTCTTCGAGGAGGCCCAGGAACGCCGCCAGGTGGCCCCGATGCCCATCAAGGAAGTGCTCCGCTTCCAGGCCGCGGATGTGCTGCGCGTGGCCGGAATGTCCATCATGTCCGTGATGCAGACCATCTTCACGGTCTTCGGACTGGCCTACGCCACTTCCGGCGCCGGATTTGACCGGGCATCGATCCTCACGGTGAACGCCGTGGCCATCGGCCTGTCCATGTTCGCCATGCCGCTGGCGGCCAGGCTGTCCGATCGGATCGGCCGCCGCCCCCTCCTGCTGACCGCCGCGATCGGCTGCTCCACCACGATCTTCCTGTACTTTCTGGCGCTCTCCTCCGGCAACATCGTGCTGGTCTTCCTTGCCGCATTCCTGAACATGACGGTGCTGTACTCGGGCTTCAACGGAGTCTGGCCGGCGTTCTTCGCCGAACAGTTCGCAGCGCCCGTCCGCTACTCCGGCATGGCGCTGGGCAACCAGTTCGGCCTGGTCCTCGCCGGCTTTGGCCCGATGATCGCCGGGCTGCTGCTGGCCCCCGGAGCCTGGGGCTGGGTGCCCGTGGCCGTGTTCGGCACCGTCTGCATGCTCATTGCCGCCGGATCCGCGTTCTGGTCAAGAGAGACTGCCGCCACACCCATTGCGGAGCTCGGAGGACCATACCTGGAAGGCACCGCTCGCCGGCGGCAGGCCGAGGCAGCAAGGCAAATACCGCCGCGGCAGCCGTCCGTCGATGTGCGCTAA
- a CDS encoding IclR family transcriptional regulator, which translates to MANSASGESIIGRFVKIVSAFDDRHPAMSVAELGRRTGLPVTTTYRLVSDLLLERLLEREPGGDVHIGTRMWELASRGSKMLGLREAALPFMEDVQAVVQHSTTLGILDSDEVLYIERLGSDKTIVDITKIAGRLPVHATSSGLVLLAHSPAAYQDAFLARPLMKFTETTLTEPAALRRHLAEIRQRGFAAMPGVIVPESSGIAVPVFGPDNTVRAALSVVVPRNEENAPARVPVLMAAARGISRALGWRGELKGTLRQSH; encoded by the coding sequence GTGGCCAACTCCGCATCCGGCGAGTCGATCATCGGCCGCTTCGTGAAGATCGTGAGCGCCTTCGATGACCGGCACCCCGCCATGAGCGTTGCCGAGCTCGGGCGCCGCACCGGCCTGCCGGTGACCACCACCTACCGGCTGGTGAGCGACCTGCTGCTCGAGCGGCTGCTGGAACGCGAGCCCGGCGGGGACGTCCACATCGGCACCCGGATGTGGGAACTGGCTTCCCGGGGCTCCAAGATGCTGGGCCTGCGTGAGGCCGCACTGCCGTTCATGGAGGACGTCCAGGCCGTGGTGCAGCACTCCACCACGCTGGGCATCCTCGATTCGGACGAGGTCCTGTACATCGAGCGGCTCGGCTCGGACAAGACCATCGTGGATATCACCAAGATCGCCGGCAGGCTGCCGGTCCACGCCACATCCTCGGGCCTGGTGCTGCTGGCCCACTCCCCCGCCGCGTACCAGGACGCCTTCCTGGCCCGGCCCCTGATGAAGTTCACCGAGACCACCCTGACCGAGCCAGCCGCGCTCCGGCGCCACCTGGCCGAGATCCGGCAGCGCGGCTTCGCTGCCATGCCCGGGGTGATCGTGCCGGAGTCCAGCGGCATCGCCGTGCCGGTATTCGGCCCCGACAATACAGTCCGCGCAGCGCTCAGCGTGGTGGTGCCGCGCAACGAGGAGAACGCCCCTGCCCGGGTGCCCGTCCTGATGGCCGCGGCGCGCGGAATCTCCCGTGCCCTGGGCTGGCGGGGCGAACTGAAGGGGACGCTCAGGCAAAGCCACTGA
- a CDS encoding SDR family NAD(P)-dependent oxidoreductase: protein MNPIQNRVAGKTAIVTGGRGDLGSATAALLAEHGAKVASLDVAGIPAAAAAAHDNISEYDVDVTSEASVAEAIRRVRDELGTPDILVNAAGIIGPAGASHTASTADFDTIFNVNVKGVWLMTKHVVPGMIEKGTGSIVNFSSIHGLTGGRNVPLYHATKGAVRLLSKSDAAAYGGYGIRVNSIHPGSMNTRMSRRSAEQSDIGPEAYYKQLVGSNPLPRQGEPDEIAYGVLYLASDESRFTTGSELVIDGGYTAV, encoded by the coding sequence ATGAATCCCATCCAAAACCGCGTGGCCGGAAAGACCGCCATTGTCACCGGAGGCCGCGGAGACCTGGGCAGCGCAACCGCCGCCCTCCTTGCCGAACACGGCGCGAAGGTAGCCAGCCTGGACGTTGCCGGCATCCCCGCCGCCGCCGCCGCTGCACACGACAACATCAGTGAGTACGACGTCGACGTCACCAGCGAGGCCAGCGTCGCCGAGGCCATCCGCCGGGTCCGCGACGAACTGGGCACCCCGGACATCCTGGTCAACGCCGCCGGCATCATCGGCCCGGCAGGAGCCTCCCACACCGCCTCGACGGCCGACTTCGACACGATTTTCAACGTCAACGTCAAGGGCGTCTGGCTGATGACCAAGCACGTGGTCCCCGGCATGATCGAAAAAGGCACCGGCAGCATCGTCAACTTCTCCTCCATCCACGGCCTCACCGGTGGCCGGAACGTTCCGCTGTACCACGCCACCAAGGGGGCAGTGCGGCTTCTGAGCAAGTCGGACGCCGCGGCCTATGGCGGCTACGGCATCCGGGTCAACTCCATCCATCCGGGATCCATGAACACCAGGATGAGCCGACGCTCTGCGGAGCAGTCGGACATCGGTCCCGAGGCCTACTACAAGCAGCTGGTGGGCTCCAACCCGTTGCCCCGCCAGGGCGAACCGGATGAGATCGCGTACGGCGTGCTCTACCTGGCCTCGGACGAGTCGCGCTTCACCACAGGTTCAGAGCTCGTCATCGACGGCGGCTACACGGCCGTCTGA
- a CDS encoding GNAT family N-acetyltransferase, whose protein sequence is MDAAWPAPERHDTGQWVLRAAGGVTQRANSVWPRVAAADDAAAVRDAVSWYRQRRLPAIYQIFDHDGAAPLNAVLDSLGYTRQSETLVMSRPAEPQGSLPVSLGVEISERPSAEWLDLWWSVDGRGGAAELEIARGILTGCPALYALVRDDDGGPAAVGRLAVVHGWTADPNGAAGPGAAGSWGGLYCMATKPDSRRRGHATRIQQALVHAGSERGLAGYWLLVMASNTAARELYSRAGFREVSRYYYRQERPRRSLIGC, encoded by the coding sequence ATGGATGCCGCCTGGCCCGCGCCCGAACGTCACGACACCGGCCAGTGGGTTCTCCGAGCCGCCGGTGGTGTAACGCAGCGGGCGAACTCAGTCTGGCCGCGGGTGGCTGCCGCAGACGACGCCGCCGCTGTCCGGGACGCCGTTTCCTGGTACCGGCAGCGGCGGTTACCGGCGATCTACCAGATCTTCGACCACGACGGCGCCGCCCCGCTGAATGCCGTGCTGGACAGCCTGGGCTACACCAGGCAGTCGGAAACACTGGTCATGTCCCGGCCTGCGGAGCCGCAGGGCAGTCTTCCGGTAAGTCTCGGCGTCGAAATCTCGGAGCGTCCCTCAGCGGAATGGCTGGACCTGTGGTGGTCCGTGGACGGCCGCGGCGGCGCCGCGGAGCTGGAGATTGCCCGTGGGATTCTCACCGGCTGCCCGGCGCTGTACGCACTGGTGAGGGACGACGACGGCGGGCCGGCCGCCGTCGGACGCCTTGCCGTTGTTCACGGCTGGACTGCTGATCCCAACGGGGCTGCTGGTCCCGGCGCGGCAGGCAGCTGGGGTGGCCTGTACTGCATGGCCACCAAGCCGGACTCCCGCCGCCGCGGCCACGCCACCCGGATCCAGCAGGCCCTGGTCCATGCGGGTTCGGAGCGTGGGCTGGCGGGCTACTGGCTGCTGGTGATGGCGTCGAACACCGCTGCCCGGGAGCTCTACAGCCGGGCAGGTTTCCGTGAAGTGTCCCGCTATTACTACCGGCAGGAGCGGCCGCGGCGATCGCTGATCGGCTGCTGA
- a CDS encoding Dabb family protein — MIRHTVLFQFKPGFPPADRQTWIDGLNNMAGKIPGMLSLSHGPDVLNTERSFDYAIVADFESVEDIAVYNTHPLHEPLKAYSFPNSRQILAVDFHLPDTTPAPAETTQS, encoded by the coding sequence ATGATCCGCCACACCGTGCTCTTCCAGTTCAAGCCCGGCTTCCCGCCGGCCGACCGGCAGACCTGGATTGACGGGCTCAACAACATGGCCGGAAAGATCCCCGGCATGCTCAGCCTCAGCCACGGGCCGGACGTCCTCAACACCGAACGCTCCTTCGACTACGCCATCGTGGCCGATTTTGAAAGCGTCGAGGACATCGCCGTCTACAACACGCACCCCCTCCACGAGCCGCTGAAGGCGTACTCGTTCCCCAACAGCCGGCAAATCCTCGCGGTGGACTTCCACCTCCCGGACACCACGCCGGCGCCCGCTGAGACAACGCAGTCTTAA
- a CDS encoding FAD-dependent oxidoreductase: MTETVNTAVCDVLVIGSGVAGMAAALKAASQGLSVIVAEKEQYFGGTTAISAGWAWVPGNKQGLAQGDTREDAETYLLNLAPETFNETGVRNFLDTVPEAISFFENETDVKFTYPEKAPDYQMDLPGARLSGRAILPQDVDARVLGDKRLLMQPYMSSYTVFGYMPQVGPDINEFFHVNQSVKSFIYVAKKLLRTWADAARYKRPVLRSNGNALMTRMVKSADDLGVRLWKSSPALSLTRDDAGTVTGAVIGGEHAVTVTARAGVILAAGGFSGNRELRQRYFPHDAGGDDHFTPTVGHGGDAATLAMGAGGYIDDSVFSVGSWAPVTVFRYLSGEQRLFPHLRAIGLPGLIAIDRHGRRFGNEALSYHDFGGAMIEHNKDEDRTFGYVIGDAKTMHKYGIGYAKPWPMPRGYFYRTGYLVKGNTLAELAGKLGIDAAGLEATVAEFNPAAERGEDPAFGRGSTQYNHFRGDLEHQPNPNLAPVGKGPYYAAKIQMGDLGTFAGLGVNEHSEVVTAEGSVVPGLLAVGTAAVSVFGGGYPGYGSHIGPALVFGYRAGRDIARLAGERNVARTGARNATRPANVAGR, encoded by the coding sequence ATGACGGAAACCGTAAACACGGCGGTCTGTGACGTCCTCGTCATCGGATCGGGCGTGGCCGGGATGGCCGCGGCCTTGAAGGCGGCTTCGCAGGGATTGAGCGTTATCGTCGCGGAAAAGGAACAGTACTTTGGCGGAACCACCGCCATTTCCGCGGGCTGGGCCTGGGTCCCCGGCAACAAGCAAGGCCTTGCACAGGGTGATACCCGCGAGGACGCCGAGACTTACCTGTTGAACCTGGCGCCGGAGACGTTCAACGAGACAGGAGTTCGGAACTTCCTGGACACCGTGCCTGAAGCGATCTCCTTCTTCGAAAACGAAACCGACGTGAAGTTCACCTACCCTGAGAAGGCCCCGGACTACCAGATGGACCTGCCCGGGGCGAGGCTCTCCGGCCGGGCCATCCTGCCGCAGGACGTGGACGCACGGGTGCTCGGCGACAAGCGGCTCCTGATGCAGCCGTACATGAGTTCGTACACCGTCTTCGGCTACATGCCGCAGGTGGGGCCGGACATCAACGAGTTCTTCCACGTGAACCAGTCGGTCAAATCCTTCATCTATGTCGCGAAGAAACTGCTGCGCACCTGGGCCGACGCCGCCCGCTACAAGCGTCCGGTCCTGCGCTCCAACGGCAACGCCCTGATGACCCGCATGGTCAAGAGCGCCGACGACTTGGGCGTCCGGCTGTGGAAGTCCTCACCGGCGCTGTCCCTCACCAGGGACGACGCCGGGACCGTCACCGGTGCGGTCATCGGGGGAGAGCACGCCGTCACCGTCACAGCCCGGGCCGGCGTCATCCTCGCCGCCGGCGGATTCTCCGGGAACAGGGAACTGCGGCAGCGGTATTTCCCGCACGACGCCGGCGGCGACGACCACTTCACGCCCACCGTCGGACACGGCGGTGACGCCGCCACCCTGGCGATGGGCGCCGGCGGTTACATCGACGATTCCGTGTTCAGCGTTGGCTCCTGGGCACCCGTGACCGTGTTCAGGTACCTCAGCGGCGAACAGCGGCTCTTCCCGCATCTGCGGGCCATCGGCCTGCCAGGGCTTATCGCCATCGACCGACACGGCAGGCGCTTCGGCAACGAGGCCCTGAGCTACCACGACTTCGGCGGGGCCATGATCGAGCACAACAAGGACGAGGACAGGACCTTCGGCTACGTGATCGGCGACGCGAAAACGATGCATAAATACGGCATCGGCTATGCCAAGCCCTGGCCGATGCCGCGCGGCTACTTCTACCGGACCGGTTACCTGGTCAAGGGGAACACGCTTGCTGAGCTGGCCGGCAAGCTCGGCATCGATGCCGCGGGCCTGGAAGCCACCGTCGCTGAATTCAACCCGGCCGCGGAGCGCGGCGAGGACCCGGCCTTCGGCCGCGGCTCCACCCAGTACAACCACTTCCGGGGCGACCTTGAGCACCAGCCGAACCCGAACCTCGCACCGGTGGGCAAGGGCCCGTACTACGCGGCGAAGATCCAGATGGGCGATCTTGGCACCTTCGCCGGCCTCGGCGTCAACGAACACTCCGAAGTGGTCACGGCTGAGGGATCGGTAGTTCCGGGGCTCCTGGCCGTGGGCACGGCCGCGGTGAGCGTCTTCGGCGGCGGATACCCCGGCTACGGCTCCCACATCGGCCCGGCCCTGGTGTTCGGCTACCGTGCCGGACGGGACATTGCCAGGCTTGCCGGGGAGCGGAACGTGGCGCGCACCGGGGCGCGGAACGCGACGCGGCCGGCCAACGTGGCGGGCCGCTAG
- a CDS encoding FAD-dependent oxidoreductase, whose protein sequence is MKFVNGTSADTYDVVVVGSGAGALTAAATAARAGKSVVVLEKSDLLGGTSAVSGGMLWVADNHHARNAGITDSKAAAGEYVRAVARGRGREELLDAALNYGDQMLRFVEAECGVRFIFLDNFPDYRQDLPGAVTGGRTVEPELFNSKEALGDLKEHVRSDGRAPFTMQEYEEWGAFTKFPWDDLAGRQDDGLVAKGQALVSMLLASLVGDNATLITGARGHRLLTHGGRVTGVELETGEAFHARDGVVLATGGFEWDKALADSMLASRLYTMCSPPSNTGDGLRMSQRIGGQTRGTREAWWAPMSVTGDTRDGQAIGTLLRFERQGPGSIMVNRHGRRFANESQNYNDLARSLQSWDSAANCTLNTPAHVIVDHRYLERYGILAHREGQPTPDYLIEAPTLAELAAKINVPAENLEATVARFNGFAANGEDPDFGRGESAYDKYWGDADCPWPNPSLGPLESGPFYALEVVNGAFGTNGGVATDGSARVLDVDNRPIPGLFAAGNTTENAYAAGYPGAGATLGPIMTMGYLAGRTLAGQSLEYRSPDDSTAQPAAELVEA, encoded by the coding sequence ATGAAATTCGTCAACGGCACCTCCGCGGACACGTACGACGTCGTCGTCGTCGGTTCCGGTGCGGGAGCCCTCACCGCAGCGGCCACCGCCGCCCGGGCCGGCAAGTCCGTCGTCGTCCTCGAAAAGAGTGACCTCCTGGGCGGGACCTCCGCCGTGTCCGGGGGCATGCTGTGGGTGGCGGACAACCACCACGCACGGAACGCCGGGATCACCGATTCCAAGGCAGCGGCCGGGGAGTATGTGCGGGCCGTCGCCCGCGGCAGGGGCCGCGAGGAACTGCTGGACGCTGCCCTGAACTACGGCGACCAGATGCTCCGGTTCGTCGAGGCGGAGTGCGGCGTCCGCTTCATCTTCCTCGACAACTTCCCCGATTACCGGCAGGATCTCCCCGGTGCAGTGACGGGCGGCCGGACGGTGGAGCCCGAGCTGTTCAACAGCAAGGAAGCCCTGGGCGACCTCAAGGAACACGTGCGCAGTGACGGCCGCGCCCCGTTCACCATGCAGGAATACGAGGAGTGGGGCGCCTTCACCAAGTTCCCGTGGGACGACCTGGCCGGCCGCCAGGACGACGGTCTCGTGGCCAAGGGACAGGCCCTCGTGTCCATGCTGCTCGCCAGCCTGGTCGGCGACAATGCCACACTCATCACCGGGGCACGCGGGCACCGCCTGCTCACCCACGGCGGCCGGGTGACCGGCGTCGAACTGGAAACCGGCGAGGCCTTCCATGCCCGCGACGGCGTGGTGCTCGCGACGGGCGGCTTCGAATGGGACAAGGCCCTGGCCGACTCGATGCTCGCTTCCCGGCTCTACACCATGTGCTCGCCGCCTTCGAACACCGGCGACGGGCTGCGGATGTCGCAGCGCATCGGCGGCCAGACCCGCGGCACCCGCGAAGCCTGGTGGGCGCCGATGTCCGTCACCGGCGACACCCGCGACGGGCAGGCGATCGGCACCCTGCTGCGGTTCGAACGCCAGGGTCCGGGTTCGATCATGGTGAACCGGCACGGCCGCCGCTTCGCCAACGAGTCGCAGAACTACAACGACCTTGCCCGCAGCCTGCAGTCCTGGGACTCCGCTGCCAACTGCACGCTGAACACCCCGGCGCACGTCATCGTGGACCACCGATACCTTGAGCGCTACGGCATCCTTGCCCACCGCGAGGGCCAGCCGACGCCGGATTACCTGATCGAGGCGCCCACGCTGGCTGAACTCGCCGCGAAGATCAACGTCCCCGCGGAAAACCTGGAAGCCACAGTGGCCCGGTTCAACGGGTTCGCGGCCAACGGCGAGGACCCCGACTTCGGCCGCGGCGAAAGCGCCTACGACAAGTACTGGGGCGACGCAGACTGCCCGTGGCCGAATCCCTCGCTGGGTCCGCTCGAGTCCGGGCCCTTCTACGCGCTGGAGGTGGTGAACGGCGCCTTCGGCACCAATGGCGGCGTGGCCACCGACGGGTCAGCCCGCGTGCTCGACGTCGACAACCGCCCCATCCCGGGCCTGTTCGCCGCCGGCAATACCACGGAAAACGCCTACGCGGCAGGCTACCCCGGAGCCGGCGCCACCCTCGGACCCATCATGACCATGGGCTACCTCGCCGGCCGCACCCTTGCCGGCCAGTCCCTGGAGTACCGGTCCCCCGACGACAGCACTGCCCAGCCGGCAGCGGAACTGGTGGAGGCCTGA